One stretch of Xiphophorus hellerii strain 12219 chromosome 21, Xiphophorus_hellerii-4.1, whole genome shotgun sequence DNA includes these proteins:
- the LOC116712123 gene encoding CD276 antigen-like: MSCVLNQDCILPCQFRNRVTNMTWEREKSLIVSYDQGNITYSESFRSRASLFEDQISRGNGDLLLRGVKVDDEGGYLCTAKINGSYYRHYVDLTVEAPVSDIRIHQDGNRITCSSEGIYPQPELTWSTEPPSNTTLQNRTTVHQTEEKLYDISSSLTVPDENPGLVYTCNIRTRRNWRRETLNRPDVLTGVCILNKACIIPFRFKNSITSITWERVYPPSLLVKSNQTNFSYSKSFRGRASLFEDQMITGNGSLLLSGVKLDDKGEYKYSAQINGIHYSIYYLIGVHAPVSTFRIHQDGNRITCSSEGIYPQPELTWSTEPPSNTTMNESTRIQKTKDQLYDISSSLTVPDGSDPIYSCTIRAHLEFVGTRWWRATLAEPGAEVTICCTSLNISTSSLVWRFNHHQIILTKTDRNISNISEEWRKHVRNVSASGSLTLQDVTSDQEGVYSCELSDDEETIITHLYLRRTGENLVVPELIRRTVVCVVIAAAAAGFIMFYKKKMEESEALQL, from the exons ATGTCCTGTGTTCTCAACCAGGACTGCATTTTACCATGTCAGTTCAGGAATCGGGTCACCAACATGACATGGGAGCGTGAAAAATCTCTGATTGTAAGTTATGACCAGGGTAACATCACATACTCTGAGAGCTTCAGATCCAGAGCGTCACTGTTTGAGGATCAGATCTCCAGAGGAAACGGCGACCTGCTGCTGAGAGGAGTGAAGGTTGATGATGAGGGAGGATATCTGTGCACTGCAAAGATAAATGGCAGCTATTATAGACATTATGTTGACCTTACAGTAGAAG CTCCAGTCTCTGACATCAGAATCCATCAGGATGGAAACAGGatcacctgcagctcagaggggaTCTACCCTcaacctgaactcacctggtcCACTGAGCCTCCATCCAACACGactctgcagaacagaaccacagtccatcagactgaggagaagctttatgacatcagcagctctctgaCGGTTCCAGATGAAAATCCAGGTTTGGTCTACACCTGTAATATCAGGACTCGGAGGAACTGGAGAAGAGAAACTTTAAATAGACCAG ATGTTCTAACTGGGGTCTGTATTCTCAATAAGGCCTGCATTATACCATTTCGGTTCAAGAACAGTATCACCTCCATCACATGGGAACGTGTGTATCCACCATCTCTGCTTGTAAAGTCTAACCAGACTAACTTCAGCTACTCTAAGAGCTTCAGAGGCAGAGCGTCACTGTTTGAGGATCAGATGATTACAGGAAACGGCTCACTGCTGCTGAGTGGAGTGAAGCTTGATGATAAGGGAGAATATAAGTATTCTGCACAGATAAACGGGATCCATTATTCTATTTATTATCTCATTGGAGTACATG CTCCAGTCTCTACATTCAGAATCCATCAGGATGGAAACAGGatcacctgcagctcagaggggaTCTACCCTcaacctgaactcacctggtcCACTGAGCCTCCATCCAACACGACTATGAATGAAAGTACCAGGATCCAGAAAACTAAAGATCAGCTTTATGacatcagcagctctctgaCGGTTCCAGACGGTTCTGATCCGATCTACAGCTGCACCATCAGAGCTCATTTGGAGTTTGTCGGGACAAGATGGTGGAGAGCAACTTTAGCTGAACCAG GAGCTGAAGTTACAATCTGCTGCACTTCCTTAAACATTTCTACGTCCAGTTTGGTCTGGAGGTTCAACCACCATCAGATCATCCTGACCAAGACTGACAGAAACATCTCCAACATCTCAGAGGAGTGGAGGAAACATGTGAGGAATGTTTCAGCGTCCGGCAGCCTCACCTTACAGGATGTGACCTCAGATCAGGAGGGAGTTTACAGCTGTGAGCTCAGTGATGATGAGGAGACGATTATAACTCACCTCTATCTGAGGAGGACTGGAG AGAATCTGGTGGTTCCTGAACTCATCAGACGGACGGTGGTTTGTGTTGTgattgcagcagcagcagctggattcATAATGTTCTACAagaagaaaatggaggaaagtgaagctctgcagctttaa